In Herbaspirillum sp. WKF16, one genomic interval encodes:
- a CDS encoding sensor histidine kinase, producing the protein MQRSQHVVAGRSLYVRLVTRMGAVLAVSAAVLLIAIWISTQLAANDAYDRILSGSALQIAENTWYENGAVNVDVPLAALSMLGTGDHAIYAVFDPQGRVIAGDGEFRPEIPWDELEQGPLLRDGEYLGTPVRMAVIGRRMPVAGPHPWAVIVLAQTNNARTSFAQSLGTKALLLIVAMSALTLVAAMFTLYQALAPLKRIEAAIRERDLNDLSPLTLTVPAETHALVSAINAFMQRLAVHRATMRRVIGDAAHQLRTPVTALLSQMELLESQTDDDRRRRHLDQLRERTRSLGALVNQLINHAMVQHRNDISLRGRIDLGELVRRQMTEVLSNRARTPDDLALDTPQAPCLIRGDAISLAEAIKNILDNALQYGAPGLLHVRLETRPERCELRFVDDGPGIAAADWERLRKPFAPRGEGRMGASLGLSIVEEVMRAHDGEMRFEHLPEGHFAVVLEFPAWQESLAFP; encoded by the coding sequence ATGCAGCGTTCGCAGCACGTCGTCGCCGGGCGCTCGCTGTATGTCCGGCTGGTCACGCGCATGGGGGCGGTGCTGGCGGTGAGCGCCGCGGTGCTGCTGATCGCCATCTGGATCTCCACCCAGCTGGCCGCCAATGACGCCTACGACCGCATCCTCTCCGGCAGCGCGCTGCAGATCGCCGAGAACACCTGGTACGAGAACGGCGCCGTCAACGTCGACGTGCCGCTGGCCGCGCTGTCGATGCTGGGCACGGGCGACCACGCGATCTACGCGGTGTTCGACCCGCAAGGCCGGGTGATCGCCGGCGACGGCGAGTTCCGCCCCGAGATTCCCTGGGACGAACTGGAGCAAGGCCCGCTGCTGCGCGACGGCGAGTACCTCGGCACGCCGGTGCGCATGGCCGTCATCGGCCGCCGCATGCCGGTGGCCGGGCCCCACCCGTGGGCGGTGATCGTGCTGGCGCAGACCAACAACGCCCGCACCTCCTTCGCCCAGAGCCTGGGCACCAAGGCGCTGCTGCTGATCGTGGCCATGAGCGCACTGACGCTGGTGGCGGCCATGTTCACGCTGTACCAGGCGCTGGCGCCCCTCAAACGCATCGAGGCGGCGATCCGCGAGCGCGACCTGAACGACCTCTCGCCGCTGACGCTGACGGTGCCGGCCGAGACCCACGCGCTGGTGTCGGCCATCAACGCCTTCATGCAGCGCCTGGCGGTGCACCGCGCCACCATGCGCCGCGTGATCGGCGACGCCGCGCACCAGTTGCGCACCCCGGTCACGGCGCTCTTGTCGCAGATGGAATTGCTGGAGTCGCAGACCGACGACGACAGGCGCCGCCGCCACCTGGACCAGCTGCGCGAGCGCACGCGCAGCCTGGGCGCGCTGGTGAACCAGCTGATCAACCACGCGATGGTCCAGCACCGCAACGACATCAGCCTGCGCGGGCGCATCGACCTGGGCGAGCTGGTGCGCCGGCAGATGACCGAGGTGCTCTCCAACCGCGCGCGCACGCCCGACGACCTGGCGCTGGACACGCCGCAGGCGCCCTGCCTGATCCGCGGCGACGCCATCAGCCTGGCCGAGGCGATCAAGAACATCCTCGACAACGCCCTGCAATACGGCGCGCCCGGCCTGCTGCACGTGCGCCTGGAGACGCGCCCTGAGCGCTGCGAACTGCGCTTCGTCGACGACGGCCCCGGCATCGCGGCGGCCGACTGGGAACGCCTGCGCAAGCCCTTCGCGCCGCGCGGCGAAGGACGCATGGGCGCCAGCCTGGGCCTGTCCATCGTGGAGGAAGTCATGCGCGCGCACGACGGCGAGATGCGCTTCGAACATCTGCCCGAGGGGCATTTTGCGGTGGTGCTGGAGTTTCCTGCCTGGCAGGAGTCTCTGGCGTTCCCCTAG
- a CDS encoding ABC transporter ATP-binding protein: protein MSDNAHDAASAVDPSRPLLEIDNVTLQYKTSDSLVTATQQVSFNVHPSDRYILLGPSGCGKSTLLKAIGGYLQPTSGAIRLKGREVREPGPDRMMVFQEFDQLLPWKTVRQNVEFALSASGRLQGVAAAERAEYYIEKVGLAKFIDSYPHMLSGGMKQRVSIARGMAMEPDVLLMDEPFAALDALTRRKMQDELLRLWDDTQFTVLFVTHSIEEAIRIGTRILLLTPHPGQVRAELNSIAPEQMGTAAQAELETRINDMLFAHH, encoded by the coding sequence ATGAGCGACAATGCCCATGACGCCGCATCCGCCGTCGATCCTTCGCGCCCGCTGCTGGAGATCGACAACGTCACCCTGCAATACAAGACCAGCGATTCGCTGGTGACCGCCACCCAGCAGGTCAGCTTCAACGTCCATCCTTCCGACCGCTACATCTTGCTCGGCCCCTCGGGTTGCGGCAAGTCCACGCTGTTGAAGGCCATCGGCGGCTACCTGCAGCCGACCTCGGGCGCGATCCGCCTCAAGGGCCGCGAGGTGCGCGAGCCGGGGCCGGACCGCATGATGGTGTTCCAGGAGTTCGACCAGCTGCTGCCGTGGAAGACGGTGCGCCAGAACGTCGAGTTCGCGCTCAGCGCCAGCGGTCGCCTGCAAGGCGTGGCCGCCGCCGAACGCGCCGAGTACTACATCGAGAAAGTGGGCCTGGCCAAGTTCATCGACAGCTATCCCCACATGCTTTCGGGCGGCATGAAGCAGCGCGTCTCGATCGCGCGCGGCATGGCCATGGAGCCGGACGTGCTGCTGATGGACGAACCCTTCGCCGCGCTGGACGCGCTCACGCGCCGCAAGATGCAGGACGAGCTGCTGCGCCTGTGGGACGACACCCAGTTCACCGTGCTGTTCGTGACGCACTCGATCGAAGAGGCGATCCGCATCGGCACCCGCATCCTGCTGCTGACCCCGCACCCGGGCCAGGTGCGCGCCGAACTCAACAGCATCGCGCCGGAGCAGATGGGCACCGCGGCCCAGGCCGAACTGGAAACCCGCATCAACGACATGCTGTTCGCGCATCACTGA
- a CDS encoding response regulator transcription factor: MRILLVEDTPDVAEAIVSHLARIGHTVEWESNGAAAGRRMADAYDLVILDVMLPQQDGFSLLEQLRGRGQHTPVLMLTACAEIEERVRALDLGADDYLIKPFDFRELDARIRVLLRRSGGESTNLIHCANVSIDRKSRSATLDGAPIELTRREVTLLEIIAARPGRIFNKEELMDRLFTVDDTPNANTVEQYVARLRKKLVGAAFEIRTLRGLGYQLVLHAPADAGALH; this comes from the coding sequence ATGCGCATCCTGCTGGTCGAAGACACCCCCGACGTGGCCGAAGCCATCGTCTCCCACCTCGCCCGCATCGGCCACACCGTGGAATGGGAAAGCAACGGCGCCGCCGCCGGCCGCCGCATGGCCGACGCCTACGACCTGGTGATCCTGGACGTGATGCTGCCGCAGCAGGACGGCTTCTCGCTGCTGGAGCAGCTGCGCGGGCGCGGCCAGCACACGCCGGTGCTGATGCTGACCGCCTGCGCCGAGATCGAGGAGCGGGTGCGCGCGCTGGACCTGGGCGCCGACGACTACCTGATCAAGCCCTTCGACTTCCGCGAGCTGGACGCCCGCATCCGCGTCCTGCTGCGGCGCAGCGGCGGCGAATCGACCAACCTGATCCACTGCGCCAACGTCAGCATCGACCGCAAGAGCCGCAGCGCCACGCTGGACGGCGCACCCATCGAGCTGACCCGGCGCGAGGTGACGCTGCTGGAGATCATCGCCGCCCGCCCGGGACGCATCTTCAACAAGGAAGAACTGATGGATCGCCTCTTCACCGTGGACGACACACCCAACGCCAACACCGTCGAACAATACGTGGCGCGCCTGCGCAAGAAGCTGGTCGGCGCCGCCTTCGAGATCCGCACGCTGCGCGGCCTGGGCTACCAGCTGGTGCTGCACGCGCCGGCCGACGCCGGGGCCCTCCACTGA
- a CDS encoding cation:dicarboxylate symporter family transporter encodes MAGRIFSNGLVQMAAAIAAGIALGQWLPDVAVQLKPLSDGFVKLIGMLIGVIMFMLVVSGIAGMQGRARAARLGGKAVLYFEAMALLSLVVGIAAGVLLQPGGGFHLDLSTDAAQAAGGELAAGYIRRAEDFRIDQFALGLIPDSFIGAFVHNNSLQILLVAVFFGVALGKLSARDERFGRLRDFLEAVLGVLFGMINIILRLAPLAAFGAMAFTIGRYGMGSMLPLLRFVGAIYLASLFFVIAVMALIARGLGVNLFRLIAYVRDELLLVIFTASSVAALPGLINKMERLGCSRSVVRLVLPAGYSFNLSGTNLYLAMATLFLAQASGVHLGPWQLATLLAIAMLTSKGATSVTGSGFIALAATLTALQLVPVGGIVLLLGVERLMKCRSLTNVIGNCLACVVIAVWEKEFDRAAMRRELGLIPD; translated from the coding sequence ATGGCAGGGAGGATCTTCAGCAACGGACTGGTGCAGATGGCGGCGGCGATCGCGGCCGGCATTGCGCTGGGCCAATGGCTGCCGGATGTGGCGGTGCAGTTGAAGCCGTTGTCGGACGGCTTCGTCAAGCTGATCGGCATGCTGATCGGCGTGATCATGTTCATGCTGGTGGTGTCGGGCATCGCCGGCATGCAGGGCCGGGCCCGCGCCGCCAGGCTCGGCGGCAAGGCCGTGCTCTACTTCGAGGCCATGGCCTTGCTCTCGCTGGTGGTGGGCATTGCCGCCGGCGTCTTGCTGCAACCGGGCGGCGGCTTCCATCTCGATCTCTCGACCGACGCCGCGCAGGCGGCCGGCGGCGAACTGGCGGCGGGCTACATCCGCCGCGCCGAGGATTTCCGCATCGACCAGTTTGCGCTGGGGCTGATCCCGGACAGCTTCATCGGCGCCTTCGTCCACAACAACAGCCTGCAGATCCTGCTGGTGGCGGTGTTCTTCGGCGTCGCGCTGGGCAAGCTGTCGGCCCGCGACGAACGCTTCGGCCGGCTGCGCGATTTTCTTGAGGCGGTGCTGGGCGTGCTGTTCGGGATGATCAACATCATCCTCAGGCTGGCGCCGCTGGCCGCCTTCGGCGCGATGGCCTTCACCATCGGCCGCTACGGCATGGGGTCGATGCTGCCGCTGCTGCGCTTCGTCGGCGCGATCTACCTGGCCAGCCTGTTCTTCGTGATCGCGGTGATGGCCCTGATCGCGCGCGGCCTGGGCGTGAACCTGTTCCGCCTGATCGCCTATGTGCGCGACGAGCTGCTGCTGGTGATCTTCACCGCCTCCTCGGTGGCGGCGCTGCCCGGCCTGATCAACAAGATGGAACGGCTGGGCTGCTCGCGCAGCGTGGTGCGCCTGGTGCTGCCGGCGGGCTACAGTTTCAACCTCTCCGGCACCAACCTCTACCTCGCCATGGCCACGCTGTTCCTGGCGCAGGCGTCCGGCGTGCACCTCGGGCCGTGGCAACTGGCCACGCTGCTGGCCATCGCCATGCTCACCTCCAAGGGCGCCACCAGCGTCACCGGTTCCGGCTTCATCGCCCTGGCCGCCACGCTGACCGCCTTGCAACTGGTGCCCGTGGGCGGCATCGTGCTGCTGCTGGGCGTGGAGCGGCTGATGAAATGCCGCTCGCTCACCAACGTCATCGGCAATTGCCTGGCGTGCGTGGTGATCGCGGTATGGGAGAAGGAGTTCGACCGTGCGGCGATGCGGCGGGAGCTGGGCCTGATCCCGGACTAG
- a CDS encoding LysR substrate-binding domain-containing protein has translation MELRHLRYFLVVAEEQHFTRAAERLGMQQPPLSQQIRLLEQELGFELFRRHPKGADLTAGGKVFLEEAKAILRSVELASQKAARAAQGFAGTISIGFTSSAAAHPLIPGIIRAYRQAYPGVHMALTEANAAELTEDVMHGKVDMGFLRQPVAQPQGIAFHALVEEEMLLILPAGHPLLADARKRGRRAGDDAMPEVSLKALAGEEFILVRRHGAPGMYSNLIAACENAGFTPKIALEIDRMLTNISLVAAGVGISVVPASMKSFHRESVVYCRVKDARPALLAPINLVCRGEPAGPTQQNFLKLAREFPGRAGG, from the coding sequence ATGGAACTGCGTCATCTCCGCTATTTCCTGGTGGTCGCCGAGGAGCAGCACTTCACGCGCGCCGCCGAACGCCTGGGCATGCAGCAGCCCCCGTTGTCGCAGCAGATCCGCTTGCTGGAACAGGAGCTGGGCTTCGAGCTGTTCCGCCGCCATCCCAAGGGCGCCGACCTGACCGCCGGCGGCAAGGTGTTCCTGGAGGAGGCCAAGGCCATCCTGCGCAGCGTCGAGCTGGCCTCGCAGAAGGCCGCGCGCGCGGCGCAAGGCTTCGCCGGCACCATCTCGATCGGCTTCACCAGCTCGGCCGCCGCCCACCCGCTGATCCCCGGCATCATCCGCGCCTACCGCCAGGCCTATCCGGGCGTGCACATGGCGCTGACCGAGGCCAACGCCGCCGAACTGACCGAGGATGTCATGCACGGCAAGGTCGACATGGGTTTCCTGCGCCAGCCGGTGGCGCAGCCGCAGGGCATCGCCTTTCACGCGCTGGTGGAAGAGGAAATGTTGCTGATCCTGCCCGCCGGCCATCCCCTGCTGGCCGATGCGCGCAAGCGCGGCCGGCGCGCCGGGGACGATGCGATGCCCGAGGTCTCGCTCAAGGCGCTGGCGGGCGAGGAGTTCATCCTGGTGCGCCGCCATGGCGCGCCGGGCATGTATTCCAACCTGATCGCGGCGTGCGAGAACGCCGGCTTCACGCCGAAGATCGCGCTGGAGATCGACCGCATGCTGACCAACATCAGCCTGGTGGCCGCGGGCGTGGGGATATCGGTGGTGCCGGCCTCGATGAAGAGTTTCCACCGCGAGAGCGTGGTGTATTGCCGGGTGAAGGACGCCAGGCCGGCGTTGCTGGCGCCGATCAACCTGGTCTGCCGCGGCGAGCCCGCCGGGCCGACGCAGCAGAACTTCCTGAAGCTGGCGCGGGAATTCCCCGGGCGCGCCGGCGGCTGA